From the genome of Salvia splendens isolate huo1 chromosome 7, SspV2, whole genome shotgun sequence:
TTGTGAAACAGTTTTAACAAGCAATTTTTGTACTAGCATTTATGAATTCGGTAGACAAAATAcatgcaaaataaaaaatggccCAGTGGAATTTCAAGATAAAACCTTTCGAATTAGCATTTCAATTTGTACTTTGTAGTAAGCGTACGGCCCAAAAGAGAGGTTAGAAGGGTGGGAGATACATAGAGATTCAACTTAAGAAATTATACTACTTTTCAGGACTAATCTTTTTCTCAAGAAATCAATAGTAGCATCTATAAACCTCTGTTCTCTAAAACTATGTTATTACAAATAATCTTTTGATGGCATACCTTAACTAGTTAACTCAATGTTTTTAAGGCTTGGGCATTCGAAAATATATAAGAATTGGGTGGCATTGATTTTGTTTAATTCAAAATCCATACTGGGCCGCTGCAATAGAGCCCAACAGAAAAATAGCTGTTATATTTATGGAATGTCTAATTTTATTTGCTTTAATTGGTACATggatttttatttgtataatttttaaaatctagATAAGAAGATAATGTatgaatataatataaatatttgatttttttaattagtaagCTCAATTGGAAGCAATAAAGATAGATCAAATGAAACTTACCTTTAAAATATTTagataaatagaaaaaagaaaaaaattaggaTGATGAAGATGAATAGGAATAAAGGGAAAATTTATATTGCTCCACTGATGGTTCTAGTAAAGAATGTATCACTGTCTTAAGGTATaggatttttttctttttcattttgtgGGTGGCCTTGATACGAACCTAGATTATAAATAGATGTATGTCTTTGTATATGACCACAACTTGGCATCCACAAATCCAAAAAGATCCACAGCCCATGTGAGATTCCATTTGTGTGGTCTAATTCACCAAACATGATACCCTACCACATTCATATATATCTACCTCTCACTAATATATTCATTTCCAAAAAGTTCACTTTCTACATAGTATTTCTTGCCTAAGCCCACCTATCAAATTCATACATAATTCGGCATTTCAATCAAATATATAAAGTGAACTACTTCTTTCATAGATTATGAGGAAGGCTTTACAAGCTTTTTTTTCAATCAACTTTTCCAATACATTTTCTACAAGATATGTGAATTAGTATAATGATGTTACTAATGGGTTCAAAATATAGTACACTACAtgtatcataaaaaaataaacagaaTAATTATACTCTATTTATTATTCAATAAAAGggtttcaaaattttcaatattgGAGGGGCCCCACCTATTGTGTTTGTTTGCTGACATGTCATTGTTGGTAATAGACAGCTGTGGCAGTCTTTGGTCAAAGGATGTTGAACCATCAGTTTTATTgcctctcacattaatatatgtGATGTCTCATGTCTCATTTAGCTTACCTCAAATCATTGTCTTGTTCTAATAGGCCCACCATTCAAATTCATTCAACCAAGTATCAATTCAAGTTTCAACTTACCTTAATTTTAACAAACAAGCCACGTGGCGCGAATACCCACCTGTACAATTCATGGCCTAGTTTTGGAAATTTCGGAAAGAGACCAAATTCACTTCTATTACAAAAAATTATTATGTTCCTTATTGGTTAGATTTGTCCTACTTTTAGGTTATAAATATGCGTGCCAGCGCCATATTGCATTACGCTGACGTCATGTGTCAAAGTTGTGAATTTTAAGGTGCCATCAGGACAAGATTCTCACTGTTCAATTCCACTTCAATAGTTTTGCCAAATTAAAGAAATTACTAATGTTAACGATGTTTCgaaattaatttgatttattccTCATGACAacaatagtactccctccatcccacttaaaatgaaacatttgtaaatcgacacgagattttatatagtgttgttttgtgagttaatgaagagagagtaacgtaagagagatgaaaaagtataGATagagttgtttccattttaagaagcgtttcatttttaatgagaaaatcaaaaaaagaaaacgtttcatttttaatgggacagagggagtatatgtcaAAGTTCAAAATTCTCTTCACTATATATAGTCTTCATTCTAATTATactatagtactccctctattATTTATAGTCTCAATTTgatttgcacaaattttaagaaatataacaAAAAGTAGGTAGAAAAATTTAGTGAAACGTAAATTGTGTATAATGATTTAGTAGATGGTGcctaaattgaaaaaaaagtaaacgAGATTTTAAATTGTGGGCATTCTAAAATGATAATTGAAACATTACGTGGCAGACGAAGAGAGTGATAGCATggtttattatttaattaatataaatttcaatcaaattcattaaTGCTCCATAAGTAATTAATTCATGTTTCCAGTTGGAAAATGGACATAGAAAAGTTGAAGGTTTGCTCTGTAGATAAGAGTAACATGCATGAGTAAACCAATCTTAATTACAAAATCAACACTTCCTTCATCTAATTAATATGATCTACTTCACTTTTTATCACTAGTATTAAAACGTTGCAATTTACCTCTCCGATTACAAAAAATTAAGAGGATTGTTTAATCCTCTAAtgtcagaaaaaaaaatgtcaaaatagaACGACGTCGCTTCCGGCGAAATCTTCCGTTTTGACGACGTACGCATCGGGCCATGAGTTCCGCAGCAACTTAAGCAGCATCTGCGCCTTCCGCTTCGCCCTCTCCGTGCAATCGCTCTgcaccagcagcagcagctgcgTCACCACACCTGCCGCCACCGCATCCCGCTGCGCCCTCTCCGACGCCGAGCACAGCGCCAGCAGCGCCCCCGCCGCGTACTCTGTCGCTCGCCCCGATACCTTCAGCGTCACCTTCACCAGCAGCGGCACCGTCAGCGCGTGCGCCTCGAACGCCTCGCACCCCGCCGGAATCCGGCACAGCAGCTCCACCGTCGCCAGCGCCCTCTCCGCGTCGCCGCAATTCTCCACCTCCGCCAGCCTCTCCACCAGCGCCTCCACCGCTCCCGCCGCCACCGCCCTCCCCCGGTGCTGCTTCGCCAAACACAGAGCGAACAGCGCCTTGATCCCGACCTTCACCCCTCGCGGATGGATGAAAGGATAATTCAAAATCCCTACGATTCCGTCGAAAATCCCCTCCGCGCCGCTGATCTCCGTCCTCAGCTCCGGCGATCGGATCCCCGCCACCACGCTCTCAATCACCGCCGCGGAATTAACCCTAACATCAATCAACGAATGGAACAGTAAATTCACCAGAAATCCAATCCGATCCGGATCCGATCCAACGCTCACGCACTCCTCCTCCGTCAAAGCCAACACCGAGAGCACCGCGAGCGAATCATGCCGCAGATCCGATCCTACATCAGCAAACGCAATCGACATCATTACCTCACGAGCATTATTCGCCGCGATCACAATCCTGTTCTTATCGGATTCACGCG
Proteins encoded in this window:
- the LOC121810959 gene encoding U-box domain-containing protein 26-like, whose protein sequence is MPATFNLEPLDISLHIPHHFRCPISLELMRDPVTVSTGQTYDRLSIEAWLATGNTTCPVTRQPLTDFNLIPNHTLRRLIQDWCVANRSFGVERIPTPKQPAEPVLVRSLLRQAASGPYGLRVSSLRKLRSLARESDKNRIVIAANNAREVMMSIAFADVGSDLRHDSLAVLSVLALTEEECVSVGSDPDRIGFLVNLLFHSLIDVRVNSAAVIESVVAGIRSPELRTEISGAEGIFDGIVGILNYPFIHPRGVKVGIKALFALCLAKQHRGRAVAAGAVEALVERLAEVENCGDAERALATVELLCRIPAGCEAFEAHALTVPLLVKVTLKVSGRATEYAAGALLALCSASERAQRDAVAAGVVTQLLLLVQSDCTERAKRKAQMLLKLLRNSWPDAYVVKTEDFAGSDVVLF